The stretch of DNA gtgggcatgtctatgggagcattttcttgattaatgacggctgtgggagggcccagctcactgtgggtggtaccacccctaaGTAAATGGGTCTAGACTATCTAtagaagaaaggtagctgaggcaggtgtggtggtgcacacttttaaccccagcactggagaggcagaagcaggaagatctctgagttcgaggtgagttccaggacagccaaggctacaaggagaaatcttgtcttgaaaaaaaaaaaaagaaagaaacagaaaaaatgaaaaggaaggaagaaaaggaagaaaggaaggaagctgagcaagCTAGGgcagcaaaccagtaagcagcatttctctgtggtctctgctaagttcctgcctccaggttcctaacTTGGCTTCCCTCGATGATGGACAGTGACTtgcaaactgaaataaactctttcctccccggACGGGTTTTGGCCAGTGTTATCACAATAGAGACACAAACGATACACAAACTAGGACACGTCTCACATTGtagccaggctagcctgaaactctctaatccaggctgacctcatatCTAAGGCAATGCCCTGGGTGGTaatggcgcacgcctctaatcccagcactcaggaggcagagacaggtggatatctgtgagtttgaggcttacagagcgagttccaggacaggttccaaagctacagagaaaccctgtcgcgagaaactaaaaaataaaaaaatataaaataaaggcaatGCTTCTGCCTGAGCTTCCTAtaccctgggattacagatgtgaaccatACTTGGCTAACATATCCATTTATGGGCAAGAAGGTGGAAGGCTGATGCTGCAGACACACAATAAGGTATGTGGCCAAGAGAGAGCCCGAAATACCTGATGATAGCCTTCCTTTACCCCTGGACAAGATCCACGCAGCAGGCCCCTAACACTGCCAGTGTAACCATTTGGTCTCCCTCAAGTGGGCATCTCTGCTACTCTACAAAGTTCCAAACTGGATACCCAGCCGTGGGCCTGCTCTCTGAGCAGGAACACACTGGCCTTAGGGAACAGTCTTCCAAGCCAAACAGGGAACCCCAGAAAAACTACTGCTCAGAAGAAAGGTTTCAACCTGTCCCCAAAAGATGACCTGAGTGGAAGGAGTCTTTAAGGTTACAAAACTGAATTGCATGACTACTTGAAAGACTAAAAAATGGGAAGTTGCAGGGTGCTGAATCACCCACCACCCACCCCTTAAGGGGTGTGAACTGTTCAGACTGTACCGGGAACTGGAGAGGAGGCAAAACATAGTGGAGTATTCAGCTTGCCAGGACAGCCTGGGAGCATCTGGAGTCCTGCAGCCAAGACGGACTCAAGAGAGTGACCCTGTATTACAGCTGGCATATACAGATGCCCCGTGTCACAACTCAGCCCTCTAGAGAACAGACATCCAACAAATCCAGCCCCAGGAATGCCAATGCCATACTTTTACCAAATTAGTCGCGCATCAGCAGAAGGGGATTCACCAGAGTCTCTCCCAGCCTGGGTCTACTGCTCCCAGGCTGGACGGGTTACTCTTCACTGACAGCtaaaagagaagacagggagaCACCCGGGCAGGCACATTCAGGACTCAACGGAAAGTGCCGAACGAGTCCGGGAAGGAACACACAACAGGGAACCTTGGACCACATATCCTCGGAATCCCGCTCCACTCTGAAACCATATGGATAGTACCACCCCAAAGCACTCGGCCCGGTGGGTCCCCAGTGAGATCTACACTGAGGTTCAAGGCCTGCCCCCCACGAAAACAGATTTTACTGGAATGCCCCCTCTCCTCTCAagtcctcctgctccagccctcGCCAGCCCCTTCTCCTAGCCCTCCTTTCCCAAGCTCGCTTCTTCTCAGCAGCCACGGTCGCCCCATCCTGGCTCGGGGACTCCACCACCATCCAGAAGGCGATGCCTGCTTTAATGCCACAGGCTGTACCTGGCTCGAAGTGATTCTGAAAAACCTCGCCCCCGAAGAAGCTGCAGAACGACATGGCCGCAACGGGACAAACCAAAGCACCCCTCCAGGGAACACGAAATCCCTCTGCTCTCGACGCAAACCCGCCCCCTTCCTAATGACCAATCACGTACCAGTCTGCTCTAAGCCCCGCCCCTAGAGGAGAATCACTCCAGGATTTCCCACTACCCTCCTCCTAGAAGCCCCGCCCTCgacctgtctgtctttcctccgGTAGGTCCTAAACCCCACCGTCCAACCAATCCTTCCCAGGAACCAGGTTTCCCACTTCCGCCTCCAGGAGGCCCGGCTCTGAGAGCCTCTTCCGTGGAGCCTCTCTCCTTCAGCAGAAGCCGGGGTTCAGCCAGGGCTCCAGTAGACCTCAGGACCCCAGTGGTAGTGGCTCGGGACTGGAGTGGGAGCACATCCACCCAGCTGCATGCCTAGTCCGCCGTAATCTGGCCGTAAACCTTGCGCCTTGAGACGTCTGCCCGCCTTTTGGCGCCCCCACCACACCACACGACCCTGCAACCCTCTGACCCAGGCTTAAGAGTTGCCTCAGGACTTTATTAGATAAAAACGACAGGACGCGCAGCAGAAGCACTCCCTAGTGTGCTCCATTCCAGGCATCTTATATGTTTCCCGAGGTCTCCGGCTTCTCTTTCTCCAGATGTTTCTTTTGGGGGCCCTGGTTCAAGTGGAGGGACAGGAGGAATGTTAGTCACGAGAATCAATCAAGAAATACTGTCTACGACCGTCACCAAGGCTACCGAGGGCCTCTCTGCTAGATCCCTAAAAGcgcccttccccagctcctctccgAAACAAGCGGGGTATGGAGTTTTGGGACCCAGAAAACAAGTGGGACTAGCTCACCATGAAGGCTCTTTTCTCCTGCGCTGTTTGGAAGCGTCCATAGCCAAACTTGGAAGTGGTGTCAATGAACTTGAGTTCGATATTCTCCAGAGCTCGGCGGCTGTGGTGCACTAGGAGGGACTGGGGATCCAAGAGAGACGTCAAGGATGGAGAGCCCCAACTCCCCCGAACCACCCCCTCCACACCAAGAAGGACTCAGTCGATCACCTGCCCCTGCCAGatcccttcctccactctcccaccaccccaccccgccGCAGAGCAGGCTACAGGACAGAACAGGCTACTGGATGGAGCCCTCGACCCCACTTGCCATGCTGTGCTTACCTTCCTCAGTGTGATCACCCTCTTCTTGGTGCCTGCAATGCAGCCCTTTAACATGACGAAGTCATTGTTCACTTCCCCATAGTGGGGGAAGCCACCCTGCCGGGAGATAGATCACACCAAGCAGGTACAAGGCAGACAGGTTAGGCGACTGATGTGTAGGAGCCCATGCTCAGACTCTAGGGTACCTCACACTGGACCACTTGTCAGGGCAACAGCATTTGAGCCCCGTTCTTAGTATTCTTCTTCCTGCCTTATCTCACTTAACATTAACATGCCTTTTTGTGGGGGACACTGAAGCTCAGAAGTTTGGGGATGCTGAACCCTATAAATATAGTATACCCTATAaatctagcacttgagaggccgaTACAGCAGGATCACTTAAGGCCAGCCTGCATAACAGTGAGTTCCTGGCTCCGTAGCTCAGCTGGAAGAATGCTAGCTTAGTGTTCACAAAGCCCCGTGTTCGATCCTGGGcaccacattaaaaaataaggtggtaattgggcatggtggaacatgcctttaatcccagaacttgggaggaggcaggaggatcttagagtttgaggccaccctggtctacagagcaagttccaggacagccagagctacacagaggaataAACGGTGTTTGGCCACGtgctctcagcactcagaaaaagGTAGAAACAGGATCAgcatttcaaggtcatcctcagctgtataGGGAGTTGGAGGTCGACAGGGGCTAAGGGAAATGTAGTCACATGCTTAGGCTCCATGGCTGTTTCCTGCTAGTTCAGAGCTGGTTCCTAGGCCACCGCAGGAACTGCTGTGTGCAGCTGTATGCATGTCTCCTCTCAGCAGGTATAAAGGGTACGGGAACAAACAAGGAATGGGGCTTCCAAGTGGTTGCTCACTGGCATATCAGGCCTCCCATCACTGACTTCCTGCCAAGACCCTAGGCCTAGTCTGTGTGGGGGCCTATATCCAGTTGCAGAGCTTACATAATGGaactctgggggagggggagggtagcACCACCTCGGGTATACCCCCAGCCCCCATTAGATCCCATTTGCCAGcctcgccaggcggtggtggcgcacgcctttaatcccagcacttgggaggcagaggcaggcggatctctgtgagttcgagaccagcctggtctacagNNNNNNNNNNNNNNNNNNNNNNNNNNNNNNNNNNNNNNNNNNNNNNNNNNNNNNNNNNNNNNNNNNNNNNNNNNNNNNNNNNNNNNNNNNNNNNNNNNNNaaaaaaaaaacaaaacaccatttgCCAGCCTCACCAGAGGTGTGATAGACTTGTCAGTAATATCATAGCTGGTAGACGCATTGTTTTTAACCATCTTCCCATCTTCCATGTGCAGCCCCCTGCCAATTCGGTAGATCTGCCGGGAAAACAGCAGTAGGAACCAGAGGTGGGTTTTGGGCTAGCAACACGGCCACACACATCCCCAAGCACACATGCTCAGACTCTGGAACTAGTAATGATATTTCATGAACCCAATCAGAGTTTGAATCTTGCCGTCCCACTAGATACCACTCAGAGCTATGGACACACCTTCTTGTTCAGCTCTGTACGGTGGTGGTATCCCTTCTGCCCAGCCCGGGCAATGGAGCAGCCTACTCGGGCAGGGTGCCAGGCACCAATACAGGCCACCTTGCGCAGGCCTTTGTGGGTCTTCCTTGGCAGCTTTTTGGTATGCCAGCGGCTAGTGACCCCTgtagagaggaagggaggctaAGAGGCCACTCTGGCCCCCACTAAACACTCTTCCCTGGAGCTACTGTCTCTACCAGGCCTTACCTTTAACACCCCGGCCCTTCGTCACAGCAATGACATCAATGACCTCACTCTGGCTGAACACACTGTGTACAGGTACCTGCTTCTCCAGCCGTGCCTGAGCCCAGGCCACCTTCTCAGCCACGGTACCACCATTCAGCTGAATCTCCATGATGTGGGCCTTCTTCTGCCGAAAGGGCAGCAGCTTCATCTGCAGACACAGCGGGAAGGTCATTTCACAAGCCCCCCACACTGCAGATGGCTAGCCCGCTGGTAACCCCAAGTCTTTCCCCTTTGTGTCTATTCAGACATTATTGTGCTCCTGCCACATGCTGGGTGCTGGAGGTACACCACAGATTGGGGCAGGCAGCATCCTGTATCTCAGGGAGTTCTGCCGCCTCCTTTCAGGACAGATTAAAGCCAAGTAAACTCTTGGAGAGGGCTCAGTGTTCTGGTAAACAACAGATAGCATCTCAGGTAGAGTGGTCAGGAAGGGCCTCTCTGAGGAAGTGACCAAAACTAGCAAAAAGTCACTATACAGAACTCCACTTGAGTTTACGAGGACGCAAGCAGCATGCAGAAAGGCGCTGTGTTAGGAAAGATCTTGGAAAGTTTCTGGGATCATCTGGCCAGATGGGAGCAGGAGGCTGCCAGGACAGGCAGGTGTAGGAGTGGGCTCCAACTTCTTTCCAAGTGTAGGGTGCCAACTAGACCACTTGGCAAGGCCCTGGCTGCTGTGAGCTTCATATGCTAAGAAGATATACAAGTGCAAACACACCTGTTAGGTCACAGCACAGTATTTATAGAGCTCCTACTGTATACCAGGCTATTATGTATACTGTATGGCCTGGGGCTCACAGGGGAATTAGATGAGTGTGACCCTTGCCTCCATGATCCCTGGAGGGCAAACTGGCAAACATCAAGCCCTGACTTGCTTCCCCATGAGCTGCAGGTGTGAGAGTGAACAAGAGCCCGGTGTTCACAGAGCAGGGGAGGCACCCAGGAGGGGTGAGGATACGGTTGCAGCCAGGGAATACTTCTCTGAAGACAAGATGTGTAGGAAAATTCCAGAGCGAGTGTTCTGGTTAAATTTCAGTCAGCATCAAGCTGGACCCCAGGTACAGCCAGTTCTCCAGGCTGGACTTTTGACTGAAGACTCAAGCCTTTCAGGACAGTTGGGCACCTGAGTCGTCTGTAGGGCACAATAGCTGTTGACGACACTGGCATATAACATCACATGCCAGTGACCTCTCAACTCTGGGACAAGAGTGGCTAGTGAGGTAGCTGGCCAGATCTTGAGCCTGTTCCCAGGGCTGGTGCTATTTTTAAGCTGACATTTGTCAGGGCTCTTCAtttggaggtgggggatgggctggaggtgggggctgggctgACCTGGGTGTGGACAATGACCCGAATGACCTTGCAGTACTTCTTCAGGGCAGCAAAGTCCTTCTGGATTTGCTTCTTGCCGTCGGCGTCTCGCCACCTCTTGCAGGCTTTGGTAAAGGCCTTCTTCTTACTCTTGTGCCTGAGCCACACACAAAGTGCTCAACACCCCCGCCTGCCTCACCCTACCTGCAGCCCACCAAGCAAGAGGCCTGGCCCAGGCCCTCCCGAAGAGCCTGGGATGTTTCCAGGCACCATTGGTGATCACGtcctctccctccgtccctccttccccacttctcctctttgtatgtgtgtgggcgtgtgtgtcTCAAGAGGGTCCCACTATGTCATTCAGGCTGGACTAACACTCCAAATCCTTCTAAAATGTTAGGGTTCCAGGTGTGTGCCCAGCAGTAATCAGACCTCTAACCTCCCTCAGACACTGTGGGCAAATGCTGTCCCTCCAGTTAGGCAGAcacccttcccacccccatctgGGGCTCNNNNNNNNNNNNNNNNNNNNNNNNNNNNNNNNNNNNNNNNNNNNNNNNNNNNNNNNNNNNNNNNNNNNNNNNNNNNNNNNNNNNNNNNNNNNNNNNNNNNNNNNNACCTCCCTCAGACACTGTGGGCAAATGCTGTCCCTCCAGTTAGGCAGAcacccttcccacccccatctgGGGCTCAGGTAGAATGATGAGCCCAATCCTAGAGATGAAGAAGCCACGGGTACCAGAGGCTAAACTCTGGATGAAGAGCAAATTCATGGTACAAACAGTAAAATCGGCGTCCTTGCTGCTCACCAGTCACTTTGGGGAGTAGAGGGGAGCCACATTCTACACCCTTCATCTAGCCATGCAAGGAACTCAAGATGTCAGCCATATTGCTTCGGTCATATAGTCctgcgctgtgtgtgtgtgtgggggggtgtttttaatttgtttgtttttcgttttctgaaacacggtttctctgtgtagccttggctgttctggaacttgctctgtaggccaggctggcttccagtcCACACATGTCAATTCTGAAATTCCATCCAGTTATCGCCATGAATACAATGACTGGTGATTTTAAACTTTTTGCACTTATTTtgatatattgtatgtatatgtttacaaGCACCGCAGTGCGCATGtggtagtcagaggacaactcaagAATCAGTTCCCTCCTCCGCCTTATCCCAGGTGTGGAACACGGGTTGGCAGGTTGGGCAGCAAACACCCAAGTCATCCCACCAGCCCAACCCTGAAGATCTGAATATTTGATTCTTCCTACCTCTGGATTCCAATGTCCTCTCCAGCTCTCTGAtacttcttcctgtcttttttttttaatttcttatagtttatttaactttttttattttatgtacactggtgtgaaggtgtcagatcccctggaactggatcttcagacagttgtgacctaacacatgaatgctgggaattgaacccgggtcctctggaagagcactcagtgctctttaccactgagccatctctctagcccccttcttcctgtcttgctGCACTGAAGGCACCACACAGACTCTCTACCTGGGCAAGGCTCCCCTCCCACTCCATTGCTCTAGCACAGAGCCAGGGCGAGGCTCTCACCAATCCTTGTAGAAGCGTCGGCGGCACTCATCACTGAGATGTTCGGCAAAGATGGTCTTGAAGCTCCGAAGACCTCGAGGAGTGGCCACGTAGCCCACCACGCCCACCACCACCAGTGGTGGCGTCTCCACAATGGTCACAGCTTCTACCTCCTCTCGTTTGGAAATTTCTGTTTGGACCAAGGAACGAGAGTTGAGGGGACCTTCTCAGCCAATGGGGAAGGGACCACAAGGGTCAACTACACAAGGCAGCCCAAGAGACAGAGCTGTTGCCTGGCCGACTAATTAGACCaccaaaatcttattttatttttaataattctaaatATAGTGTCATAAGCACCAGGGAAACCAGAGACCAGTCATTTCATGGAGAGTCTTAGGCTGCCATGGATTTCATCATGgcgttttcttttgtttaggttTATTTGGGGGgcatctcctgtagcccaggctggccttgaacttgctacgtAGTTGAGAacagccttgaattcctgatcctcctgcctcgacctcccaagtgttgggattatgggcatccaccaccatgcccaaccgaAGTATGTgttctaaaaatgaaagaagataggaagccgggcggtggtggcgcacacctttaatcccagcacttgggaggcagaggcaggcggatctctgtgagttcgagaccagcctggtctacaagNNNNNNNNNNNNNNNNNNNNNNNNNNNNNNNNNNNNNNNNNNNNNNNNNNNNNNNNNNNNNNNNNNNNNNNNNNNNNNNNNNNNNNNNNNNNNNNNNNNNNNNNNNNNNNNNNNNNNNNNNNNNNNNNNNNNNNNNNNNNNNNNNNNNNNNNNNNNNNNNNNNNNNNNNNNNNNNNNNNNNNNNNNNNNNNNNNNNNNNNNNNNNNNNNNNNNNNNNNNNNNNNNNNNNNNNNNNNNNNNNNNNNNNNNNNNNNNNNNNNNNNNNNNNNNNNNNNNNNNNNNNNNNNNNNNNNNNNNNNNNNNNNNNNNNNNNNNNNNNNNNNNNNNNNNNNNNNNNNNNNNNNNNNNNNNNNNNNNNNNNNNNNNNNNNNNNNNNNNNNNNNNNNNNNNNNNNNNNNNNNNNNNNNNNNNNNNNNNNNNNNNNNNNNNNNNNNNNNNNNNNNNNNNNNNNNNNNNNNNNNNNNNNNNNNNNNNNNNNNNNNNNNNNNNNNNNNNNNNNNNNNNNNNNNNNNNNNNNNNNNNNNNNNNNNNNNNNNNNNNNNNNNNNNNNNNNNNNNNNNNNNNNNNNNNNNNNNNNNNNNNNNNNNNNNNNNNNNNNNNNNNNNNNNNNNNNNNNNNNNNNNNNNNNNNNNNNNNNNNNNNNNNNNNNNNNNNNNNNNNaaaaaaaaaaaacgaattccaggacagccagagctattacacagagaaaccttgtctctaaaaacaaaacaagccaggtggtggtggcacacacctttaatcccagtactcgggagacagaggcaggtgaatccctgtgagttcgaggccagtctgatctataagggctagttccaggacagctaggactgttacacagggaactCCTGtttccaacccccccccaaaaaagaaataaaaacaaaacaaagtttccAATATATGAGCTAGCTAGGGTTTggactgcctttaatcccagcgggttgactgtgatttcaaggccagcctggtctacagaacaggaCAACtagagcttcacagagaaacaggtctcaaaaataaacacccGGCTAGaggaaacttcttttttgttgttgttgttggtttttttttttttttttttttttgagacagggtttctctatagctttggggcctgtcctggcactagctcttgtagaactcgaactcccagagatcagcctgcctctgcctcccaagtgctgggattaaaggtgtgcaccaccagcgccCAGCAAGAAACTATTTTCAACAAAGGGGTCAAAGCACAGAACATCCCAAGGGAAGGAGAGATACTGCAAATAGGGTAGTAAAAGCAGTAAATAAACAACTCAGAATAACTTCAtggagtccctgaaactgaccagatccaCTAGGACCCTCACTCCCCAAGAGTATAGAAACATCAAGGATGCTAAGCATCACATGGAGACACACCAAACTGCATGGCAAACTCTCACACAAGCCCAGCCAACTGGAAACAGCTGAGACCAGCCCAAAAGCCTGTAAAAATAGAGTAGCTGAGCTGTCTGGAAGAAGCTCAAACCGactgagtcacctggaaagaCCACCTTCCAACCAACTGAGCTGCCTACAGGCTGTGCTGTGtactccaggttcccagcttttgtgagctgtcaccatgCTGGGATGGATCTGGGTAatgtagctgtctttgagtcattttagCTCTGTgtgtaacccctcacccatattcctgtagtAATCCCAATAAAACTCTTTGATTCATCAAGTTGGAGTTTGTCTGTTATGGGCTTCCTATCTAGAGtgaatagatgtgtgtgtgtgcgtgtgtgtgtgcatgtgtgtacgtgtgtgtgcgtgtgtgtgcatgtgtgtgcgtgcgtgtgcatgtgtgtgcgtgtgtgtgcatgtgtgtacgtgtgtgtgcatgtgttgtatcttcccaggaaaagtctgTCACACAACAGGTAGCAGGTACACAAGTGACACATAAGTGCATGCAACAGAATTTACGCAAGCTGAATAGACACGGTAcacacgcctgtaaccccagcactcaggaggcagcagcaggcagatctctatgaattcaagaccaacatgagctccaggacagccagggctacacagtgaaaccttgtcttagtaaaacaacaacaaaatccacataatgctctttcagaggatccaagtttggttcctagcacacgTGTTGACTGGCTTAGTGTTTCCTGGTGATGTAATAAAGCATGACCAAAGAaacctgggaaagaaagggtttctgtTGGCTCTCGGGTTCTACTCCATTGCTGAGGGAAGTAAGAGCCGGGCTCAAGCAGGACAAGAATCTGGAGGCCGGAacagaaacagaggccatggaggagtctTGCTTACTGCTTgcttctcagcctgctttttagcacccagaaccaccagccctcacacatcaatcagtaaggtttttttttaatatttatttattttatttatttattatgtatacaatattctgtctgtgtgtttgcctgcaggccagaagagggcaccagaccccattacatatggttgtgagccaccatatggttgctgggaattgaactcaggacctttggaagaacaggcaatgctcttaacctctgagccatctctccagcccNNNNNNNNNNNNNNNNNNNNNNNNNNNNNNNNNNNNNNNNNNNNNNNNNNNNNNNNNNNNNNNNNNNNNNNNNNNNNNNNNNNNNNNNNNNNNNNNNNNNNNNNNNNNNNNNNNNNNNNNNNNNNNNNNNNNNNNNNNNNNNNNNNNNNNNNNNNNNNNNNNNNNNNNNNNNNNNNNNNNNNNNNNNNNNNNNNNNNNNNNNNNNNNNNNNNNNNNNNNNNNNNNNNNNNNNNNNNNNNNNNNNNNNNNNNNNNNNNNNNNNNNNNNNNNNNNNNNNNNNNNNNNNNNNNNNNNNNNNNNNNNNNNNNNNNNNNNNNNNNNNNNNNNNNNNNNNNNNNNNNNNNNNNNNNNNNNNNNNNNNNNNNctcccgagtgctgggattaaaggcgtgcgccaccaccacccggcatcaCAGGCCATtcttatgggggcattttttttttagttttttttttttttctttcaaaatgactctagcttgtgtcaatttgacataaaattagatagcacaaccacatgtaactccagctccaggatctcTACCacccccttctggtctctgcaaaCTTGTGCTCCTGTGTGCATACGCCCagaacaaacatacacatgcataattaaaattaagttttttaacATCAAGCCACGGCAAACAGTATGAGGGATTGacctatatctttttttttattattttattggtgttttagcctgtatgtatatctgtgtgagggtgctggatcctggagttacagaccgttgtaagctgccatatgggtgctgggaattgaaccctgggtcctctagaagagcagtcagtgctcttaatcactgagccatctctccagtccctgaactATAtcttgtgtgacaaaacttttcctggggagacactaCTTATCTTCTCCACAACAGGTCAAAGTACGGCTACCACCAAAGTTCAGCTGTGGACCAATAGAATTGTACTGGTGTTATTTCAGGAATATGGTTGAGGGGTTATTTACAGAagtagaaatggctcagagacAGATGCCTCACCAAAACCCactccagcatggggaacaggtcaCCAAAActaaacctggagcacactgcacaaccCACAGGCAGTTCAACAGGttgtcctttccaagtgactctggtctaaacctcttcctcGTCTTAACCTCTTCCAGACAACTCcactggtctctgcttcttccagactTCTGAGAGTTTCTTGGCGGGCCAGCTCTGGCCCTCTGAAGGGGTACACTtggcttttattgcttactcctGCAGGGAGAGGCCTAGTAaatttggtcagtttcagggactttctggAACTATTTTGAATTGTTACCCTCCCTGCTTAAGGAGTTTTCCCTGCAAGACAGAatgtttcaaactcacagaaactgtcaCACAGCAATCCACATCTGTATATTAGTTCTTCTAAAATATGTGTTCTAGAGTTCTACAGAGACACTACACGGGAGGCTTTGAGGAAGATGGGTAACCTacccactttttaaatttctgttataTTATTCTTAacagtactggagattgaacctgggACTCTGAGTATACAAGGTAAACCTCCtactactgagccacattccccaaatctttttttttcttttattttgagacaggctaacTAAGTTACTCAGGCTAGTCTTAgactagtgatcctcctgcctcagtatcccaagtagctaggattacagtcCTGAGCTCCACAAGGGTGCCCATCTTTGAACCCCAGTAGCTCTGTTTACCTGTGGCCACTCTTCCAGCCTCTCCACGGTAAATACTGTTAGAAACCCCTCCCTCCGGGTATTGCTCATGGTCAGGGCTTGACAAAGTTCAGCATGGATCCTCCCGTCTTAAGGCAATTTCCATGCACAGACCATCATCTTTTGTGGAACTGTGGCTCCACACGAACAGTTTCTGGCTCCTATCAGTTGCAAGATTCCATTCCCCACTCTGCCCTGTGTCCCCCGCAGTGACTCACTGAGTCCAGGGCGGTGCACTTCTCGAAGGGTGTGGGTCATGCCAGCCTTGTAGCCCAGGAAAGCTGTGAGGTGCACAGGTTGGCTGGGGTCATCCCGTGGCCAGCTCTTCACCTTGCCCC from Microtus ochrogaster isolate Prairie Vole_2 chromosome 7, MicOch1.0, whole genome shotgun sequence encodes:
- the Rpl3l gene encoding 60S ribosomal protein L3-like; the protein is MKERTPPPPVIPQAPGRKKYDPWSQSHRKFSAPRHGHLGFLPHKRSRRHRGKVKSWPRDDPSQPVHLTAFLGYKAGMTHTLREVHRPGLKISKREEVEAVTIVETPPLVVVGVVGYVATPRGLRSFKTIFAEHLSDECRRRFYKDWHKSKKKAFTKACKRWRDADGKKQIQKDFAALKKYCKVIRVIVHTQMKLLPFRQKKAHIMEIQLNGGTVAEKVAWAQARLEKQVPVHSVFSQSEVIDVIAVTKGRGVKGVTSRWHTKKLPRKTHKGLRKVACIGAWHPARVGCSIARAGQKGYHHRTELNKKIYRIGRGLHMEDGKMVKNNASTSYDITDKSITPLGGFPHYGEVNNDFVMLKGCIAGTKKRVITLRKSLLVHHSRRALENIELKFIDTTSKFGYGRFQTAQEKRAFMGPQKKHLEKEKPETSGNI